From the Drosophila sechellia strain sech25 chromosome X, ASM438219v1, whole genome shotgun sequence genome, the window CACAGTGCGAAATTAGTGTGATTAAGTGTGGAGATGTGTGATTTAATAAGCATGTGGGAAATACAGCGAGAGTGACTGAGATGGAAAATGGGAGATGTACAAGCTGAACTTGCCCagaaacatatacatatacacacgTACATATGCATACGTTGGTAGGATTATGCTCGGCAAAGTGTATTATAAAGTATTTCCTTACAAGCAAACACagccatatatgtatgtttttttAAACGAATGGCACAGTAAAACAGAGACCGGAATAGattttgtatgtacatatgataCTGTTGATATGATACCATAGCcataatttaatagcatttTCATGTAGCATATGCGTCAGCTCAAtgaagctgggttcggaaaaatcgaatttttgaaatttaaaagctggaatcgtttgcccattttttgcccatgtttgcccaccaattagttttttttgcccacgtccagtttttgagatatgaattttcgaacaagttcgaaaattttcgaagatcaaaaatttcacttttttcaaaattttttttttttaatcgcaataacttcgtttgcccacgtttgcccaccctttagaattttgaaattttcgaaaattttcgaagatcaaaaatttcacttttttcaattttttttttttaaatcgcaataacatcgtttgcccacgtttgccctccctttagaattttgaaaaaatttatactttagaaaatataagacattcaagtttacctcggtctactttgcccacccttcgaaattattttttttcgtttgcccactcttaaaaataaaaaatttcgattgcccacctcttaaaactaaataatttcgtttgcccatcctttaaaattagtttatttcgtttgcccaccctttaaaattagtttttttcgtttgcccacccttcgaaattagtttttttcgtttgcccactcttaaaaataaaaaatttcgattgcccacctcttaaaactaaataatttcgtttgcccatcctttaaaattagtttatttcgtttgcccaccctttaaaattagtttttttcgtttgcccacccttcgaaattagtttttttcgtttgcccactcttaaaaataaaaaatttcgattgcccacctcttaaaactaaataatttcgtttgtccatcctttaaaattaaattttaacgtttgcccacccttcaaaatttgtttataaagttTGCCCATCGTTTACACTTAGTTTTTTCATTAGCCCAcctctttaaaatatatattttcagttGTGGCGCCAATTTACATATAGTATGTATTTAGGATCGGCGGACAGAAGCACTAATATTATTTGATTATGATgaacacatatatgtatgtatgtacataaatatatatgtatatatacaaaaaactatatatacatatgtatgttcatCAACACTTGcatgaaatttattaatgattaagAAAATTTGATAATTGATCCGCTGATCCtaaaatacatatgtaaattggCGCAACAACTTACAGTTATTACATACATctgtacaaatttgtttttatagatggaaaatcgaaaaaaccatttttaaggggtgggcaaacgtttttaactgaaaatatatattttaaagaggTGGGCTAATGAAAAAACTAAGTGTAAACGATGGGCAaactttataaacaaattttgaagggtgggcaaacgttaaaatttaattttaaaggatggacaaacgaaattatttagttttaagaggtgggcaatcgaaattttttatttttaagagtgggcaaacgaaaaaaactaatttcgaagggtgggcaaacgaaaaaaactaattttaaagggtgggcaaacgaaataaactaattttaaaggatgggcaaacgaaattatttagttttaagaggtgggcaatcgaaattttttatttttaagagtgggcaaacgaaaaaaactaatttcgaagggtgggcaaacgaaaaaaactaattttaaagggtgggcaaacgaaataaactaattttaaaggatgggcaaacgaaattatttagttttaagaggtgggcaatcgaaattttttattttaagagtgggcaaacgaaaaaaaataatttcgaagggtgggcaaagtagaccgaggtaaacttgaatgtcttatattttctaaagtataaattttttcaaaattctaaagggagggcaaacgtgggcaaacgatgttattgcgatttaaaaaaaaaaaattgaaaaaagtgaaatttttgatcttcgaaaattttcgaaaatttcaaaattctaaagggtgggcaaacgtgggcaaacgaagttattgcgattaaaaaaaaaaaattttgaaaaaagtgaaatttttgatcttcgaaaattttcgaacttgttcgaaaattcatatctcaaaaactggacgtgggcaaaaaaaactaattggtgggcaaacatgggcaaaaaatgggcaaacgattccagcttttaaatttcaaaaattcgatttttccgaacccagcttcaTTGAGCTATATGCGTCTAGCTATGCAATATCGGGCATGCATAACTGCATAtcctatgtacatatgtatatcgaAATATGGGATAAACATATCACTTGACTAACacatatgcatacatacatacatatacatgtactcataaaaatttaaagaagcGTGCACAAATTTAAACATtgataatataaatttacacGCAGCGCCgtgtgcatacatacatacatatattattttctaattggAAACGCGTTGGCAATGCCTAATTGGTttgattataaaattaaatttcttcaTTTGGTCGCAGGTGTACGGTAACTCTCTGTTTTTTAATAGGGTTTTCATATAAACAAGCGGGGTTCGATGGAGTGATATCCCCGGTTTCCCGTTATCtatttataacttttttttttgctttcaaTTGCTGTTGAGCTTAGTATAATGCTATTTCAATAAAGAATAAtgttaattcaatttaaaagcTCGGGTTCCGTAGTGGTGAATATGTTAATTAGAAACATGATTAGAATGGGCTATTGCATAATTCCCCTATTGCAGACCCACTGCATCTTACACTTCGGGGGACTTTCCGACCGAAAACAATAGAATCAAATGACATGTGCATAGATACGTACATATCTATGTACAGAGATATGTGTATATGGCTTACTCATTGTTAACACTTACCTGTAGTTCCCCCCAGGTGATTCTGTTGTGTCATCCGACGAACAATGGATCATCGCAAATAGGTACTTCATTAATAAGTAAGCACAAACCGTTTCGGCCATAAATATCTGTGATATATGAATCATTTTGGCATCTCTGGTTATAAAAAGCCCACGTTTAACCGGTCCAAGGTTTTTATTTGGGTCTCTCGCACAACACAAATTCAATCTACAATTGAAGTGCTTTTTCGTGTTCTCTTGCAGATACTAGATCGTGAGATACGAGATCAAAAAAATAGATTCATGAGTACGACAACAGGAAAGGGAAACGTCACAAAAGGACTCTTCGGGAGAATCAAACTACCTTAATACAATTAGCTAAACTTAGTTAAATATGTCAAATACGACGAGGTCCAGCCGAGTTACCATCGGTAGAATTGGAACCACGCCACAGATCACAGATCCATGGTCGTCCGGCTTGGAGAAGCAGCGACCTTCCCGCTGTGGAGGCCCCAAATCTCTCGCAGAGCCAACGTACCGAAAGATCGGACGGCGAAAGATGATGCTCCATATGCGAGTCCATGACCCTGGAACGACTGCAACACAAAGAGCAAATGAAACGGCAACGGCAAAACTCAATAGAATCTATTTATGTACATTTAACCGAATGGCACAGAGctgtatatattttgtattatttttagtAATCCTAAGCCCAAATACTAGTTGTGCTCTACGGAGTAGTGCGGGTGAGACTCAGAATTATGCCGGAATACTCAGCAACGATAGTGCGTCGACCACATATGATGTGTCGTCCCTGCACAGCAGTAGAAGAACAAATCCCCCAACATCATCATCCAATGCCAATGATGATGTTGATTATCGTAATGATAGAGAGCTCCACAAGGTCGACCTGGTTGGCCTGGGAGGTGAAAGAGCGGGTCAAGCTGAGACCATTAGCTTCGGCAAATACGATTATAACTATGAAAATACTCACACAAATGCCAGTGCGAAAGATGAAATTGTTGACCAGCTTGAACGGCAGTCAAATAGCCTCGACTTCGACGGGGTCGATATGTTTGGCGCCTTCAGCATTCCGGAGGAGGCGATATACACAAATGAGTTCGCCGTGAACATTCCAGCTGGCAAGCAAATGGCAGACGTTATAGCTACCAAACATGGATTTATCAATAGAGGACAGGTGAGAATGTTTGTCCAACGCTGCCATGGAATTGGTGCTCACACAATTTACTTAATTTTTCATAGATTGGATCGCTGGACAACTACTATCTGTTTCAGCATCACCATGTATCGAAGCGTTCGCTGCGCTCCAGTCGCAAACATCAGGGCGCCCTTAAATCAGAGAACGAGGTGTGTACTCTTTAAAAAGTATCCAGTGGGAGCAGAGATTTCAATCGTGATTGCCTTGCAGGTGAAATGGATGCAGCAACAGCACGAGAAGGTGCGCCGAAAGAGGGACGGCCCGTACCAGGACTTACCCACCTACAGTCCGTATAATCTTTTACGCCAACACGGCGGCTACGTTGTCGATCCGAATCCGCATCTTTCATTCTCCCCAGAGTCGATTTCGTTAGCCTCGCACTCGCAGCGCATGGAGTATCGGGATGTCAGCTCGCATTTCATCTTTCCGGATCCGTTGTTTAAGGAACAGTGGTATCTGGTGAGTAAAGTATGTAATCATCACTCATTTAAATGCATGCTTCATGAatccatatatattttatagtcCATAGTCCATTAGCTCGATTGTCCATCCCATCAGCGTAGTTTCCTTTGAGACGTTCAATCGATTGCTACTAACCGTGTTTAGTGTTGATTTTGTTGAtttcgaaatattttcttttcttttaacATGCtcaatttgtaaatgtttggATTTCTTTGTTGAATGATTGCCTATTTTTGCTTATCTCTTCGTTTGATAATCAATTTGTAAATTCCCACAAAAATCGCTTTGTAGAATGGCGGCGCCAAGGATGGCTTGGATATGAATGTGGGTCCCGCCTGGCAAAAGGGCTACACCGGCAAGGGCGTGGTCGTGTCCATTCTGGACGATGGCATTCAGACAAACCATCCCGATTTGGCCCAAAACTATGTAAGTATGCCAACAAAAAAATCCAATGATCAATTGTTCAAAATACTATTTAAACGCAGGATCCCGAGGCCTCTTTTGATATTAATGGCAACGATTCGGATCCAACGCCCCAGGACAATGGTGACAACAAGCACGGAACCAGATGTGCCGGCGAAGTGGCCGCGGTGGCTTTCAACAATTATTGCGGAGTGGGAGTGGCCTACAATGCCAGCATTGGTGGTAAGTGATCATGGTTGTTATGTATTGACTGCAAACCATCTAAGCTGTTTGCTATCAGGAGTACGAATGCTGGACGGAAAGGTCAACGATGTGGTTGAGGCCCAGGCATTAAGTCTTAATCCGTCGCACATCGATATATACAGCGCTTCCTGGGGGCCGGAGGATGATGGCTCCACTGTCGATGGTCCTGGTCCGTTGGCCCGCCGAGCCTTCATCTACGGAGTGACCAGCGGTCGACAGGGCAAGGGCTCGATTTTCGTTTGGGCCTCTGGCAACGGTGGACGCTACACTGACTCCTGCAACTGCGATGGCTACACCAATTCGATCTTCACCCTTTCCATTTCGAGTGCCACTCAAGCCGGGTAAGTTGACAGGATGTAGGCTTGGATTCAGATTCAGTAATGTTGTTGCAGCTTCAAGCCCTGGTACCTGGAGGAGTGCTCCTCCACGCTGGCTACCACCTACAGCTCCGGAACGCCGGGACATGACAAGAGCGTCGCCACCGTCGACATGGACGGCAGCCTGAGACCCGATCATATCTGTACGGTGGAACATACGGGCACCTCGGCATCGGCACCACTAGCAGCCGGCATTTGCGCCCTGGCGCTAGAGGCCAATCCGGAATTGACTTGGCGCGACATGCAATACTTAGTGGTGTACACATCAAGGCCGGCGCCACTGGAGAAGGAGAACGGATGGACGCTGAACGGTGTGAAGCGAAAGTACAGCCACAAGTTTGGATACGGTTTAATGGATGCTGGAGCAATGGTGTCGCTGGCGGAGCAGTGGACATCGGTGCCGCCGCAGCACATCTGCAAGTCGCGGGAAAATAATGAGGATCGCAAGATAGATGGTGCATACGGCAACACTTTGGCCACGCATATGGATGTCAATGGGTGTGCGGGCACGATCAATGAAGTGCGATACCTAGAGCATGTCCAATGTCGCATTACCCTGCGGTTTTTCCCGCGAGGAAATCTGCGTATACTGCTCACCTCGCCGATGGGCACCACCAGTACCCTGTTGTTTGAGAGGCCGCGCGACATCGTCAAGTCCAACTTCGATGACTGGCCCTTCCTGAGCGTTCACTTTTGGGGCGAGAAGGCGGAGGGTCGCTGGACCCTGCAGGTGATCAACGGCGGACGCCGGCGCGTCAATCAGCCGGGCATCCTGTCCAAGTGGCAGCTGATATTCTatggcacttccactcagcccATGCGGCTCAAGTCCGAGCTGCTGAACAGCAGTCCCCAGCTGCGCAGCCCTAGCAGCTCCAATCCGTTCCTCTTCCCATCGGCCTCGAACATTGGCCAGCCTGCCAACGAGGGTGGAAACTTCAATACGGATAGCTTTGCCAGTTACCTCAACTATCAGAACATCTTTAGTAGCGCTGGCTCCGATCCGGAACCGGCAACAGCTACACTCGACGGTCAGAATGTGACCGCAGCGATTGCTGGCGGCTCGTCCGCTGAATCCCTTGGATTTACCGCCTCTGCTGCTCAACTGGTAGCGGCGCCCGAAACGAGGGACGGCGATAAGAAGATCCTGCACTCCTGCGATGCCGAGTGCGACTCCTCCGGCTGCTATGGCCGTGGACCCACACAGTGCGTTGCCTGCAGTCACTACCGCTTGGACAAGTAAGTGGTACCAACGTGCATTTGTGGAGCTCGGGTGCTAAGTGCTAATGATTTTCTGTTTACAGTACTTGTGTAAGTCGCTGCCCACCGCGTTCCTTTCCCAACCAGGTTGGAATCTGCTGGCCCTGTCACGACACCTGCGAAACGTGCGCCGGTGCCGGACCCGACAGCTGCCTCACATGTGCTCCGGCCCACCTGCACGTCATCGATCTCGCCGTCTGCCTGCAATTCTGCCCGGACGGATATTTTGAAAGTAATAATCATCTGGCTTTGTTCTTCAAACATTTGCTGTTGTTAAACAATAATTTCTTTGTACAGACAGCAGGAATAGAACGTGCGTTCCCTGCGAGCCCAACTGTGCCTCATGCCAGGACCATCCCGAGTACTGCACTAGCTGTGATCACCATTTGGTCATGCATGAGCACAAATGCTACTCGGCCTGTCCCTTGGATACGTACGAAACGGAGGATAACAAGTGAGTAAACATATATTTGGTTAGCGCAATAAGAGCTTAATTTGTTAATCACATCGCGTTCAATAGATGTGCCTTCTGCCACTCGACTTGCGCCACCTGCAATGGCCCCACGGATCAGGACTGCATCACGTGCCGCTCGAGTCGATATGCCTGGCAAAACAAATGCCTTATTAGCTGTCCGGACGGATTCTATGCCGACAAAAAACGTCTGGAGTGCATGCCCTGCCAGGAGGGATGTAAGACCTGCACCAGCAACGGAGTTTGCTCCGAGTGCCTTCCAAACTGGACGCTGAACAAGCGGGACAAGTGCATCGTGAGCGGCAGCGAAGGCTGCAGTGAATGTAAGCTTATCCAAACGCATCCAGTTTATATCTATATTAG encodes:
- the LOC6617929 gene encoding furin-like protease 2 isoform X4; translation: MSNTTRSSRVTIGRIGTTPQITDPWSSGLEKQRPSRCGGPKSLAEPTYRKIGRRKMMLHMRVHDPGTTATQRANETATAKLNRIYLCTFNRMAQSCIYFVLFLVILSPNTSCALRSSAGETQNYAGILSNDSASTTYDVSSLHSSRRTNPPTSSSNANDDVDYRNDRELHKVDLVGLGGERAGQAETISFGKYDYNYENTHTNASAKDEIVDQLERQSNSLDFDGVDMFGAFSIPEEAIYTNEFAVNIPAGKQMADVIATKHGFINRGQIGSLDNYYLFQHHHVSKRSLRSSRKHQGALKSENEVKWMQQQHEKVRRKRDGPYQDLPTYKSISLASHSQRMEYRDVSSHFIFPDPLFKEQWYLNGGAKDGLDMNVGPAWQKGYTGKGVVVSILDDGIQTNHPDLAQNYDPEASFDINGNDSDPTPQDNGDNKHGTRCAGEVAAVAFNNYCGVGVAYNASIGGVRMLDGKVNDVVEAQALSLNPSHIDIYSASWGPEDDGSTVDGPGPLARRAFIYGVTSGRQGKGSIFVWASGNGGRYTDSCNCDGYTNSIFTLSISSATQAGFKPWYLEECSSTLATTYSSGTPGHDKSVATVDMDGSLRPDHICTVEHTGTSASAPLAAGICALALEANPELTWRDMQYLVVYTSRPAPLEKENGWTLNGVKRKYSHKFGYGLMDAGAMVSLAEQWTSVPPQHICKSRENNEDRKIDGAYGNTLATHMDVNGCAGTINEVRYLEHVQCRITLRFFPRGNLRILLTSPMGTTSTLLFERPRDIVKSNFDDWPFLSVHFWGEKAEGRWTLQVINGGRRRVNQPGILSKWQLIFYGTSTQPMRLKSELLNSSPQLRSPSSSNPFLFPSASNIGQPANEGGNFNTDSFASYLNYQNIFSSAGSDPEPATATLDGQNVTAAIAGGSSAESLGFTASAAQLVAAPETRDGDKKILHSCDAECDSSGCYGRGPTQCVACSHYRLDNTCVSRCPPRSFPNQVGICWPCHDTCETCAGAGPDSCLTCAPAHLHVIDLAVCLQFCPDGYFENSRNRTCVPCEPNCASCQDHPEYCTSCDHHLVMHEHKCYSACPLDTYETEDNKCAFCHSTCATCNGPTDQDCITCRSSRYAWQNKCLISCPDGFYADKKRLECMPCQEGCKTCTSNGVCSECLPNWTLNKRDKCIVSGSEGCSESEFFSQDEGQCRPCHASCGSCNGPADTSCTSCPPNRLLEQSRCVSGCREGFFMEAGSLCSPCLHTCSQCVSRTNCSNCSKGLELQNGECRTTCADGYYSDRGICAKCYLSCHTCSGPRRNQCVQCPAGWQLAAGECHPECPEGFYKSDFGCQKCHHYCKTCNDAGPLACTSCPPHSMLDGGLCMECLSSQYYDTTSATCKTCHDSCRSCFGPGQFSCKGCVPPLHLDQLNSQCVCCCQNQTLAEKTSSAACCNCDGETGECKAASTGGKRRTVVGSSSAYKSSESKHGSFENDGNAREFVLRLDSPLTAITAIAVAICLLIITIFSIIFAVLQRNSNHVSRNSVRYRKIANTSSCRRKNLSAKPTSDARFIFNIGEDDDTDGDNSDDELDGNVGTDINNRIVYDRKGNDHGHEFYIESTNDIDAIEFHCNGAGAGAQKAETQPQRCNANGDNDDDMLHYDRHHPSSSTSRTNIRS
- the LOC6617929 gene encoding furin-like protease 2 isoform X2; translated protein: MSNTTRSSRVTIGRIGTTPQITDPWSSGLEKQRPSRCGGPKSLAEPTYRKIGRRKMMLHMRVHDPGTTATQRANETATAKLNRIYLCTFNRMAQSCIYFVLFLVILSPNTSCALRSSAGETQNYAGILSNDSASTTYDVSSLHSSRRTNPPTSSSNANDDVDYRNDRELHKVDLVGLGGERAGQAETISFGKYDYNYENTHTNASAKDEIVDQLERQSNSLDFDGVDMFGAFSIPEEAIYTNEFAVNIPAGKQMADVIATKHGFINRGQIGSLDNYYLFQHHHVSKRSLRSSRKHQGALKSENEVKWMQQQHEKVRRKRDGPYQDLPTYSPYNLLRQHGGYVVDPNPHLSFSPESISLASHSQRMEYRDVSSHFIFPDPLFKEQWYLNGGAKDGLDMNVGPAWQKGYTGKGVVVSILDDGIQTNHPDLAQNYDPEASFDINGNDSDPTPQDNGDNKHGTRCAGEVAAVAFNNYCGVGVAYNASIGGVRMLDGKVNDVVEAQALSLNPSHIDIYSASWGPEDDGSTVDGPGPLARRAFIYGVTSGRQGKGSIFVWASGNGGRYTDSCNCDGYTNSIFTLSISSATQAGFKPWYLEECSSTLATTYSSGTPGHDKSVATVDMDGSLRPDHICTVEHTGTSASAPLAAGICALALEANPELTWRDMQYLVVYTSRPAPLEKENGWTLNGVKRKYSHKFGYGLMDAGAMVSLAEQWTSVPPQHICKSRENNEDRKIDGAYGNTLATHMDVNGCAGTINEVRYLEHVQCRITLRFFPRGNLRILLTSPMGTTSTLLFERPRDIVKSNFDDWPFLSVHFWGEKAEGRWTLQVINGGRRRVNQPGILSKWQLIFYGTSTQPMRLKSELLNSSPQLRSPSSSNPFLFPSASNIGQPANEGGNFNTDSFASYLNYQNIFSSAGSDPEPATATLDGQNVTAAIAGGSSAESLGFTASAAQLVAAPETRDGDKKILHSCDAECDSSGCYGRGPTQCVACSHYRLDNTCVSRCPPRSFPNQVGICWPCHDTCETCAGAGPDSCLTCAPAHLHVIDLAVCLQFCPDGYFENSRNRTCVPCEPNCASCQDHPEYCTSCDHHLVMHEHKCYSACPLDTYETEDNKCAFCHSTCATCNGPTDQDCITCRSSRYAWQNKCLISCPDGFYADKKRLECMPCQEGCKTCTSNGVCSECLPNWTLNKRDKCIVSGSEGCSESEFFSQDEGQCRPCHASCGSCNGPADTSCTSCPPNRLLEQSRCVSGCREGFFMEAGSLCSPCLHTCSQCVSRTNCSNCSKGLELQNGECRTTCADGYYSDRGICAKCYLSCHTCSGPRRNQCVQCPAGWQLAAGECHPECPEGFYKSDFGCQKCHHYCKTCNDAGPLACTSCPPHSMLDGGLCMECLSSQYYDTTSATCKTCHDSCRSCFGPGQFSCKGCVPPLHLDQLNSQCVCCCQNQTLAEKTSSAACCNCDGETGECKAASTGGKRRTVVGSSSAYKSSESKHGSFENDGNAREFVLRLDSPLTAITAIAVAICLLIITIFSIIFAVLQRNSNHVSRNSVRYRKIANTSSCRRKNLSAKPTSDARFIFNIGEDDDTDGDNSDDELDGNVGTDINNRIVYDRKGNDHGHEFYIESTNDIDAIEFHCNGAGAGAQKAETQPQRCNANGDNDDDMLHYDRHHPSSSTSRTNIRS
- the LOC6617929 gene encoding furin-like protease 2 isoform X1, translated to MSNTTRSSRVTIGRIGTTPQITDPWSSGLEKQRPSRCGGPKSLAEPTYRKIGRRKMMLHMRVHDPGTTATQRANETATAKLNRIYLCTFNRMAQSCIYFVLFLVILSPNTSCALRSSAGETQNYAGILSNDSASTTYDVSSLHSSRRTNPPTSSSNANDDVDYRNDRELHKVDLVGLGGERAGQAETISFGKYDYNYENTHTNASAKDEIVDQLERQSNSLDFDGVDMFGAFSIPEEAIYTNEFAVNIPAGKQMADVIATKHGFINRGQIGSLDNYYLFQHHHVSKRSLRSSRKHQGALKSENEVKWMQQQHEKVRRKRDGPYQDLPTYSPYNLLRQHGGYVVDPNPHLSFSPESISLASHSQRMEYRDVSSHFIFPDPLFKEQWYLVSKNGGAKDGLDMNVGPAWQKGYTGKGVVVSILDDGIQTNHPDLAQNYDPEASFDINGNDSDPTPQDNGDNKHGTRCAGEVAAVAFNNYCGVGVAYNASIGGVRMLDGKVNDVVEAQALSLNPSHIDIYSASWGPEDDGSTVDGPGPLARRAFIYGVTSGRQGKGSIFVWASGNGGRYTDSCNCDGYTNSIFTLSISSATQAGFKPWYLEECSSTLATTYSSGTPGHDKSVATVDMDGSLRPDHICTVEHTGTSASAPLAAGICALALEANPELTWRDMQYLVVYTSRPAPLEKENGWTLNGVKRKYSHKFGYGLMDAGAMVSLAEQWTSVPPQHICKSRENNEDRKIDGAYGNTLATHMDVNGCAGTINEVRYLEHVQCRITLRFFPRGNLRILLTSPMGTTSTLLFERPRDIVKSNFDDWPFLSVHFWGEKAEGRWTLQVINGGRRRVNQPGILSKWQLIFYGTSTQPMRLKSELLNSSPQLRSPSSSNPFLFPSASNIGQPANEGGNFNTDSFASYLNYQNIFSSAGSDPEPATATLDGQNVTAAIAGGSSAESLGFTASAAQLVAAPETRDGDKKILHSCDAECDSSGCYGRGPTQCVACSHYRLDNTCVSRCPPRSFPNQVGICWPCHDTCETCAGAGPDSCLTCAPAHLHVIDLAVCLQFCPDGYFENSRNRTCVPCEPNCASCQDHPEYCTSCDHHLVMHEHKCYSACPLDTYETEDNKCAFCHSTCATCNGPTDQDCITCRSSRYAWQNKCLISCPDGFYADKKRLECMPCQEGCKTCTSNGVCSECLPNWTLNKRDKCIVSGSEGCSESEFFSQDEGQCRPCHASCGSCNGPADTSCTSCPPNRLLEQSRCVSGCREGFFMEAGSLCSPCLHTCSQCVSRTNCSNCSKGLELQNGECRTTCADGYYSDRGICAKCYLSCHTCSGPRRNQCVQCPAGWQLAAGECHPECPEGFYKSDFGCQKCHHYCKTCNDAGPLACTSCPPHSMLDGGLCMECLSSQYYDTTSATCKTCHDSCRSCFGPGQFSCKGCVPPLHLDQLNSQCVCCCQNQTLAEKTSSAACCNCDGETGECKAASTGGKRRTVVGSSSAYKSSESKHGSFENDGNAREFVLRLDSPLTAITAIAVAICLLIITIFSIIFAVLQRNSNHVSRNSVRYRKIANTSSCRRKNLSAKPTSDARFIFNIGEDDDTDGDNSDDELDGNVGTDINNRIVYDRKGNDHGHEFYIESTNDIDAIEFHCNGAGAGAQKAETQPQRCNANGDNDDDMLHYDRHHPSSSTSRTNIRS
- the LOC6617929 gene encoding furin-like protease 2 isoform X3; translated protein: MSNTTRSSRVTIGRIGTTPQITDPWSSGLEKQRPSRCGGPKSLAEPTYRKIGRRKMMLHMRVHDPGTTATQRANETATAKLNRIYLCTFNRMAQSCIYFVLFLVILSPNTSCALRSSAGETQNYAGILSNDSASTTYDVSSLHSSRRTNPPTSSSNANDDVDYRNDRELHKVDLVGLGGERAGQAETISFGKYDYNYENTHTNASAKDEIVDQLERQSNSLDFDGVDMFGAFSIPEEAIYTNEFAVNIPAGKQMADVIATKHGFINRGQIGSLDNYYLFQHHHVSKRSLRSSRKHQGALKSENEVKWMQQQHEKVRRKRDGPYQDLPTYKSISLASHSQRMEYRDVSSHFIFPDPLFKEQWYLVSKNGGAKDGLDMNVGPAWQKGYTGKGVVVSILDDGIQTNHPDLAQNYDPEASFDINGNDSDPTPQDNGDNKHGTRCAGEVAAVAFNNYCGVGVAYNASIGGVRMLDGKVNDVVEAQALSLNPSHIDIYSASWGPEDDGSTVDGPGPLARRAFIYGVTSGRQGKGSIFVWASGNGGRYTDSCNCDGYTNSIFTLSISSATQAGFKPWYLEECSSTLATTYSSGTPGHDKSVATVDMDGSLRPDHICTVEHTGTSASAPLAAGICALALEANPELTWRDMQYLVVYTSRPAPLEKENGWTLNGVKRKYSHKFGYGLMDAGAMVSLAEQWTSVPPQHICKSRENNEDRKIDGAYGNTLATHMDVNGCAGTINEVRYLEHVQCRITLRFFPRGNLRILLTSPMGTTSTLLFERPRDIVKSNFDDWPFLSVHFWGEKAEGRWTLQVINGGRRRVNQPGILSKWQLIFYGTSTQPMRLKSELLNSSPQLRSPSSSNPFLFPSASNIGQPANEGGNFNTDSFASYLNYQNIFSSAGSDPEPATATLDGQNVTAAIAGGSSAESLGFTASAAQLVAAPETRDGDKKILHSCDAECDSSGCYGRGPTQCVACSHYRLDNTCVSRCPPRSFPNQVGICWPCHDTCETCAGAGPDSCLTCAPAHLHVIDLAVCLQFCPDGYFENSRNRTCVPCEPNCASCQDHPEYCTSCDHHLVMHEHKCYSACPLDTYETEDNKCAFCHSTCATCNGPTDQDCITCRSSRYAWQNKCLISCPDGFYADKKRLECMPCQEGCKTCTSNGVCSECLPNWTLNKRDKCIVSGSEGCSESEFFSQDEGQCRPCHASCGSCNGPADTSCTSCPPNRLLEQSRCVSGCREGFFMEAGSLCSPCLHTCSQCVSRTNCSNCSKGLELQNGECRTTCADGYYSDRGICAKCYLSCHTCSGPRRNQCVQCPAGWQLAAGECHPECPEGFYKSDFGCQKCHHYCKTCNDAGPLACTSCPPHSMLDGGLCMECLSSQYYDTTSATCKTCHDSCRSCFGPGQFSCKGCVPPLHLDQLNSQCVCCCQNQTLAEKTSSAACCNCDGETGECKAASTGGKRRTVVGSSSAYKSSESKHGSFENDGNAREFVLRLDSPLTAITAIAVAICLLIITIFSIIFAVLQRNSNHVSRNSVRYRKIANTSSCRRKNLSAKPTSDARFIFNIGEDDDTDGDNSDDELDGNVGTDINNRIVYDRKGNDHGHEFYIESTNDIDAIEFHCNGAGAGAQKAETQPQRCNANGDNDDDMLHYDRHHPSSSTSRTNIRS